In Candidatus Promineifilum breve, one genomic interval encodes:
- a CDS encoding nitroreductase family protein — protein sequence MHDFFDLIHSRRSIRRYEARPVPAQLIEQLLEAAVWAPSAHNRQPWRLVVIEGEATKQRLAAGMGERLRADLAADGAPPDLIARDAGRSHARLTGAPLLIVLCLTLADMDAYPDQRRAANEALMAAQSVAMAGQNLLLAAHALGLGACWLCAPLFCPHTVRTVLDLPDDWQPQGLITAGYPAETKEKTRHPLGTRVLYR from the coding sequence ATGCACGACTTCTTCGATCTGATTCACTCACGCCGCTCGATCCGGCGCTACGAGGCCCGACCCGTCCCGGCGCAACTGATTGAGCAACTGTTGGAGGCGGCCGTCTGGGCGCCATCGGCCCACAACCGGCAACCGTGGCGGCTGGTGGTGATCGAGGGCGAGGCGACCAAGCAGCGGCTGGCGGCGGGCATGGGCGAGCGCCTGCGGGCCGATCTGGCCGCCGACGGCGCGCCGCCCGACCTGATCGCCCGCGACGCCGGCCGCTCCCATGCCCGTCTGACCGGCGCGCCGCTGCTCATCGTGCTGTGCCTGACGCTGGCCGACATGGACGCCTATCCCGACCAACGCCGCGCCGCCAATGAAGCGCTGATGGCCGCGCAGAGCGTGGCGATGGCCGGGCAGAACCTGCTGCTGGCCGCCCACGCGCTGGGGCTGGGCGCGTGCTGGCTGTGCGCGCCGCTGTTCTGCCCCCACACCGTGCGCACCGTGCTCGATCTGCCCGACGACTGGCAGCCGCAGGGCCTCATCACCGCCGGCTACCCGGCCGAGACAAAAGAAAAGACGCGCCATCCGCTGGGGACGCGCGTCTTGTATCGGTAA
- a CDS encoding zinc ribbon domain-containing protein, translated as MSEVCPNCGKPVLATDTICWHCGYQLPKRPAARPAPSRDAVAGLPGRAGDEATADDYNFRALAVYGLLTLAIIVALLLVMRSLNGRPILVQSAAFELGDWVSVTDVDLRYTLSVPADWQWLDVAYRDQSQLLDKVMERQIYVRRALRPLGRAADDLTLVGLAVGSQNLEVSESQPFVVIGRSDQLGTLTPDEALARLDEESSVSQQAVDTHLSGQPQARFDTTDLAGGYNCRHLFTAQAGVGYLVAACAPQPRFGSLLNDLDRIRDSFQLLEH; from the coding sequence ATGTCTGAGGTCTGCCCCAATTGCGGCAAGCCGGTATTGGCGACCGATACGATTTGCTGGCATTGCGGCTACCAGTTGCCGAAGCGCCCGGCGGCCCGGCCCGCGCCTTCGCGCGACGCCGTGGCCGGCTTGCCGGGGCGGGCCGGCGACGAGGCCACGGCCGACGACTACAATTTTCGCGCATTGGCCGTCTACGGCTTGCTGACCCTGGCGATCATCGTGGCCCTGTTGCTGGTGATGCGCTCGTTGAACGGTCGGCCGATCCTGGTGCAAAGCGCGGCCTTCGAGCTGGGTGACTGGGTGTCGGTGACCGACGTTGACCTGCGCTACACCCTCAGCGTGCCGGCCGATTGGCAATGGCTGGATGTGGCCTACCGCGATCAGTCGCAATTGCTGGACAAGGTCATGGAACGGCAAATTTACGTCAGACGCGCCCTGCGGCCGTTGGGCCGCGCCGCCGATGACCTGACGCTTGTCGGTCTGGCCGTCGGCAGCCAGAATCTGGAAGTGAGCGAGTCGCAGCCGTTCGTGGTCATCGGCCGCAGCGACCAACTGGGGACGCTGACGCCCGACGAGGCCCTGGCCCGTCTGGACGAGGAGTCGTCCGTCAGCCAACAGGCGGTCGATACCCATCTATCCGGCCAGCCGCAAGCGCGGTTCGACACGACCGACCTGGCCGGGGGCTATAATTGCCGCCACCTTTTCACGGCGCAGGCCGGCGTCGGCTATCTGGTGGCCGCCTGCGCCCCCCAGCCGCGTTTCGGCTCGCTGCTCAATGACCTGGATAGAATTCGGGATAGCTTCCAACTGCTGGAGCATTAA
- a CDS encoding archease: MSDETDEDGIRVIEHTADWALRLRGGDLPELFRRAAEGLARLLVADAAAVPLDQARDIVLEAYDTEDLLVDWLGELVYWAERDEMVFPVADLRQVTATRLEGTVRGGRVTEMQKHIKAVTYHDLAIRETESGLEVTVVFDV; this comes from the coding sequence ATGAGCGATGAAACGGATGAGGACGGGATTCGCGTGATCGAGCACACCGCCGATTGGGCCTTGCGCCTGCGCGGCGGCGATCTGCCCGAACTCTTTCGCCGCGCGGCCGAGGGGCTGGCCCGCCTGCTGGTGGCCGACGCCGCCGCCGTGCCGCTGGATCAGGCCCGCGACATCGTGCTGGAAGCTTACGACACCGAGGACCTGCTGGTCGATTGGCTGGGCGAACTGGTCTATTGGGCCGAGCGGGACGAGATGGTCTTTCCGGTGGCCGACTTGCGCCAGGTGACCGCCACCCGGCTGGAAGGCACGGTGCGCGGCGGCCGGGTGACCGAGATGCAGAAGCACATCAAGGCCGTCACCTATCACGATCTGGCGATCCGCGAGACGGAGAGCGGGCTGGAGGTGACGGTGGTGTTTGATGTGTGA
- a CDS encoding RtcB family protein has product MNSNDFKRINPYLYEIPASYRADMRAPARFYADAELLRAALGDKSLDQLVNSATLPGIVAYALAMPDIHQGYGFPIGGVVATRVPDGVISPGGVGYDINCGVRLLGTRLNREDVAPYLDQLATQLQRNCPHGVGRSGEFVLNQKQMETVVRQGARWALTGGYATEEDLERTEENGVIAGADPAKISARAFERARDQLGTLGSGNHFIEVDVVDEIFDETAAARMGLVRGGVVAQIHCGSRGFGHQVCTDYVARFQRVVHQYGIVLPDRELVCAPLSSPEGQDYLAAMKGAANYAFANRQLLTHLIRRSFAETLAGAVDDHSVYQIYDIAHNMAKIEEHEVDGQRVRVCVHRKGATRAFGPGSPVLPEVYRDIGQPVLVPGSMGTASWVLVGTEGSMSQSFGSTCHGAGRMMSRSRAKKEVQGGELRRKLEDRGIRIRAGSLAGLAEEAPQAYKDVDRVIEVVHGAGIARKVARLVPVIVVKG; this is encoded by the coding sequence ATGAATAGCAACGACTTTAAGCGCATAAACCCTTACCTGTACGAGATTCCGGCCAGTTACCGGGCCGACATGCGCGCCCCGGCGCGGTTCTACGCCGATGCCGAACTGTTGCGGGCCGCGCTGGGCGATAAAAGCCTGGATCAACTGGTGAACAGCGCCACCCTGCCCGGCATCGTCGCTTACGCCCTGGCCATGCCCGACATCCACCAGGGGTACGGCTTTCCCATCGGCGGCGTGGTGGCGACGCGCGTGCCCGATGGGGTCATCTCGCCCGGCGGCGTCGGCTATGACATCAATTGCGGCGTGCGCCTGCTGGGCACGCGGCTGAACCGCGAGGACGTGGCCCCCTATCTGGATCAATTGGCGACGCAACTGCAACGCAACTGCCCCCACGGCGTCGGCCGCAGCGGCGAATTCGTGCTCAACCAGAAGCAAATGGAGACGGTCGTGCGCCAGGGGGCGCGCTGGGCGCTGACCGGCGGCTATGCCACCGAGGAAGACCTGGAGCGCACCGAGGAAAACGGCGTCATCGCCGGGGCCGACCCGGCCAAAATCAGCGCCCGTGCCTTCGAGCGCGCCCGCGACCAACTGGGCACGCTGGGGTCGGGCAACCATTTCATCGAGGTTGACGTCGTCGATGAGATCTTCGACGAGACGGCCGCGGCCCGCATGGGGCTGGTGCGCGGCGGCGTCGTGGCCCAGATTCACTGCGGCTCGCGCGGCTTCGGCCACCAGGTCTGCACCGACTACGTGGCCCGCTTCCAGCGCGTCGTCCACCAGTACGGCATCGTGCTGCCCGACCGTGAACTCGTCTGCGCCCCGCTGAGCAGCCCGGAGGGGCAGGACTATCTGGCGGCCATGAAGGGCGCGGCCAACTACGCCTTCGCCAACCGCCAATTGCTGACCCATCTCATCCGCCGCAGTTTCGCCGAGACGCTGGCCGGCGCGGTCGATGATCACAGCGTCTATCAGATCTACGACATCGCCCACAACATGGCTAAGATCGAGGAGCACGAGGTGGACGGCCAACGGGTGCGCGTCTGCGTCCACCGCAAGGGGGCCACGCGGGCGTTCGGCCCCGGCTCGCCGGTCTTGCCCGAGGTCTACCGCGACATCGGCCAGCCGGTGCTGGTTCCCGGCTCGATGGGCACGGCCAGTTGGGTGCTGGTGGGCACCGAGGGGTCGATGAGCCAGAGCTTCGGCTCCACCTGCCACGGCGCGGGGCGCATGATGAGCCGCTCGCGGGCCAAGAAAGAGGTGCAAGGCGGTGAGTTGCGCCGCAAGCTGGAAGATCGCGGCATTCGCATCCGCGCCGGCAGCCTGGCCGGATTGGCCGAGGAAGCGCCGCAGGCCTATAAGGACGTTGACCGGGTGATCGAGGTCGTCCACGGCGCGGGCATCGCCCGCAAGGTGGCCCGGCTCGTGCCCGTCATCGTCGTCAAGGGGTAG
- a CDS encoding glycosyltransferase family 9 protein encodes MTTGDHSLAARLSRAARWPFRREQPLAPPRKALIMQPCCLGQVMLTTPLLAALSEAFPEARFDWAISDWALPAIGSNPRITRTIRSGPGDLAQNSSEQNQSLLETMRAEGYDTCFIPSRSSDAARLAQKAGIAQRVGLNGHDPAPGGGSEQTATLYLSLAAAVGVDEAILQAAEMEFTPTDVDRTAVTRWLVEEFDWLGDVPLVVLHPGGGDNPAQTNHAKRWPTQRFARLANHLTRVYGARVIVVGTAEERPLANQVVGMMSAAAVNRAGLMGLGQLGALSELASLYVGNDAGSTYVAVATGCPTLVIYGPNTPTLDVPATARGRVQTLWQPYEGAFDWANGVPVEQAVAAADELLAAHSATTGTPLENTIT; translated from the coding sequence ATGACGACCGGCGATCACTCCCTTGCGGCGCGGCTGTCTCGCGCTGCGCGTTGGCCGTTCCGGCGGGAGCAGCCGTTGGCCCCGCCGCGTAAGGCGCTGATCATGCAGCCCTGCTGCCTGGGCCAGGTGATGCTGACCACGCCGTTGCTGGCCGCTTTGAGCGAGGCCTTCCCGGAGGCGCGCTTCGATTGGGCCATCAGCGATTGGGCGCTGCCGGCCATCGGCAGCAACCCGCGCATCACCCGCACCATTCGCAGCGGGCCGGGCGATCTGGCCCAGAACAGTTCCGAACAGAACCAATCCCTGCTGGAAACGATGCGGGCCGAGGGGTATGACACCTGTTTCATCCCGTCGCGTTCGAGCGATGCGGCGCGGTTGGCGCAGAAGGCGGGTATCGCCCAGCGCGTGGGGCTAAACGGGCATGACCCGGCTCCGGGCGGGGGCAGCGAACAGACGGCCACCCTGTATCTGTCGCTGGCGGCGGCCGTGGGCGTCGATGAGGCCATCCTGCAGGCGGCGGAGATGGAATTCACGCCCACCGACGTGGATCGCACCGCCGTGACGCGCTGGCTGGTGGAAGAGTTCGACTGGCTGGGCGATGTGCCGCTGGTCGTTCTCCATCCCGGCGGCGGCGACAACCCGGCGCAGACGAACCACGCCAAGCGCTGGCCGACGCAGCGGTTCGCCCGTCTGGCCAATCATCTGACCCGTGTCTACGGCGCGCGGGTGATCGTCGTCGGCACGGCCGAAGAGCGCCCCTTAGCCAATCAGGTGGTGGGGATGATGTCGGCCGCGGCCGTCAACCGGGCCGGGCTGATGGGTCTGGGCCAATTGGGGGCGCTGAGTGAGTTAGCCAGCCTGTACGTGGGCAACGATGCCGGTTCGACTTACGTGGCCGTGGCGACCGGCTGCCCCACACTGGTGATCTATGGGCCGAATACCCCAACGCTCGACGTGCCCGCTACGGCGCGCGGCCGCGTCCAGACGCTATGGCAGCCATACGAGGGCGCGTTCGATTGGGCCAACGGCGTGCCGGTGGAGCAAGCCGTGGCCGCGGCCGATGAGCTATTGGCGGCGCATTCAGCGACGACCGGGACGCCGTTGGAGAATACAATAACTTGA
- a CDS encoding translin family protein: MDELDGIAETIRRFMEQIDGARDTAYRGSRSLIALCARTIRAIHREEWAAAEALLAEARAATDDLIGGVRPHAELYFAGYTQDAVKEFVEANLVYALVRNRPLPTPEALGAEPNTWLNGLAEAASELRRRILDLLRHGQSDEAERLLDAMDLIYSTLVTFDFADQITGGLRRRTDALRAVFERTNGDVANSYRSTQLEAALKSLEERLKFQDQDDLGA, from the coding sequence ATGGATGAGCTGGACGGCATCGCCGAAACCATTCGCCGCTTTATGGAACAGATCGACGGCGCGCGCGATACAGCCTATCGCGGCTCGCGTAGTCTGATCGCCCTCTGTGCCCGCACCATCCGGGCCATCCACCGCGAGGAGTGGGCCGCGGCCGAGGCGCTGCTGGCCGAGGCCCGCGCCGCCACCGACGATCTGATCGGCGGCGTGCGCCCCCACGCGGAACTGTACTTTGCCGGCTATACCCAGGACGCGGTGAAGGAATTTGTCGAGGCCAATCTGGTCTATGCGCTGGTACGCAATCGGCCGCTGCCCACGCCGGAAGCGCTGGGGGCCGAGCCGAACACCTGGCTCAACGGTCTGGCCGAGGCCGCCAGCGAGTTGCGGCGGCGCATCCTCGACCTGCTGCGCCACGGGCAGAGCGACGAAGCCGAGCGCCTGCTGGACGCGATGGATCTGATCTACAGCACGTTGGTGACGTTCGATTTCGCCGATCAGATTACCGGCGGGTTGCGCCGCCGCACCGACGCACTTAGGGCCGTCTTTGAGCGCACCAATGGGGACGTAGCGAATAGCTATCGGAGTACGCAGTTAGAGGCGGCTTTGAAATCCTTAGAGGAAAGACTGAAGTTCCAGGATCAGGATGATCTTGGAGCTTAA
- a CDS encoding DUF3467 domain-containing protein, translating to MTEPTPEQPKQTRISIDLPKDLKPAYANVAFINYTPAEIVLDFAQVLPRTPRGSLMARVIMSPIHAKLLHAALGQNLANFERQFGEIKIPHARSNIADHFFRFPGEPGDEEGKQDG from the coding sequence ATGACTGAACCGACCCCCGAACAACCCAAACAAACCCGTATCTCCATCGATCTGCCCAAGGACCTCAAGCCAGCCTACGCCAACGTCGCCTTCATCAACTACACCCCGGCCGAGATCGTCCTCGACTTCGCCCAGGTGTTGCCGCGCACCCCGCGCGGCTCGCTGATGGCGCGGGTCATTATGAGTCCCATCCACGCCAAGCTGCTCCACGCCGCGCTGGGGCAGAATCTGGCTAATTTCGAGCGGCAGTTCGGCGAAATCAAGATCCCCCATGCCCGCTCCAATATCGCCGACCACTTCTTCCGCTTCCCCGGCGAACCCGGCGACGAGGAGGGCAAGCAAGATGGATGA
- a CDS encoding SIS domain-containing protein: MTQLTDTHLYREIHEQPAVLRRLLDKEEATAAALADLIHGRAIDHVVIAARGTSDNAGRYAQYVLGAMNGLSVGLAAPSLFSIYHRPPRFGNALVLGISQSGQSPDIVGVLAEARRQGALTAVLTNRPASPLADQGDVVIDLQAGEERAVAATKTYTAELAAIALISAALSDSAEQRQALAAMPDAVAATLSMNDAIAAAAPRYRYMSRCVVAGRGYNYATAFETALKLKEMTYTIVEPYSSADFLHGPLAMIETGFPVMIIAPAGVMAAEMAEFAHAVRGRQAEVIAISDAAEVLATARVPLRLPAPVPEWLSPITAIVPGQLLAMHLAHARDYDIDAPRGIHKVTETV; this comes from the coding sequence ATGACCCAACTCACCGACACCCACCTCTACCGCGAAATCCACGAGCAACCCGCTGTCCTGCGCCGCCTGCTGGACAAGGAAGAAGCCACGGCCGCCGCCCTGGCCGATCTCATCCACGGCCGGGCCATCGACCACGTCGTCATCGCCGCCCGCGGCACCAGCGACAACGCCGGCCGCTATGCCCAATACGTGCTGGGGGCGATGAACGGCCTGTCGGTGGGGCTGGCCGCGCCCAGTCTGTTCTCCATCTACCATCGCCCGCCGCGCTTCGGCAACGCGCTGGTGCTGGGCATCAGCCAGAGCGGCCAAAGCCCCGACATCGTGGGCGTGCTGGCCGAGGCGCGGCGGCAGGGCGCGCTGACGGCCGTGTTGACCAATCGCCCCGCCTCCCCCCTGGCCGATCAGGGGGACGTGGTCATCGACTTGCAGGCCGGCGAGGAGCGGGCCGTGGCCGCCACCAAGACCTACACCGCCGAACTGGCGGCCATCGCCCTGATCAGCGCCGCCCTCAGCGACTCGGCCGAACAGCGGCAGGCGCTGGCCGCCATGCCCGACGCGGTGGCGGCGACGCTGAGCATGAACGACGCCATCGCCGCCGCCGCGCCGCGCTACCGCTACATGTCGCGCTGCGTGGTCGCCGGGCGGGGCTACAACTACGCCACGGCCTTCGAGACGGCGCTCAAGCTGAAGGAGATGACCTACACCATCGTCGAACCGTACAGCAGCGCCGACTTCCTGCATGGCCCGCTGGCGATGATCGAGACCGGCTTCCCGGTGATGATCATCGCCCCGGCCGGAGTCATGGCGGCCGAGATGGCCGAGTTCGCCCACGCTGTGCGCGGGCGGCAGGCCGAGGTCATCGCCATCAGCGACGCGGCCGAGGTGCTGGCGACGGCCCGCGTGCCCCTGCGCCTGCCCGCGCCCGTGCCCGAATGGCTGTCGCCCATTACGGCCATCGTCCCCGGCCAACTGCTGGCGATGCACCTGGCCCACGCCCGCGATTACGACATCGACGCGCCACGCGGCATTCATAAGGTGACGGAGACCGTGTAA
- a CDS encoding spermidine synthase family protein, giving the protein MKTTRHLLAGVFLISMGALALEVVLTRIFSVTMWYHFAFLAISMALMGSAMAGVFLYFFPRLTQPDTAQMWIGRASVALAVAVPIVFLIYLRIPFRPVLMNRDGAFSAEQIGWLALIYLLLTIPFFLSGSVLALTLAGWPNDAGKIYAADLIGAALGCLLSVAALARLGGVNALFLLSLVLALAATAFIYGRRRWAIPAGLAILLTGGLLVSNLAAPWLRIVVNKAGGDEPPIVYEKWNIHSRVTVYEPDVFPFFWGISPAKWEETIAAGGKWDHALLLIDAVAGTPIQSFNGDLSTMQFLRNDLTAIAYHLIDDPETLVIGPGGGRDVLSALASGAPHVTAVEVNPAVIEAVRGPFADFAGHLYDRPDVTAVVADARGYVERSPGDYDVIQASLIDTWAAGGSGAFALSENSLYTKEAFTSYFNHLSDDGLLSISRWYLPDRPAETLRLVTTGLAGWEAAGVADARQHVAVVAKLDPTRAQTEGLSTTLFKREPFTAAEVARLQEVAEAYGYQVIFAPGLEPFEEVGRFIMDPDHAAFIAAYPLDISPATDNRPFFFNLILLGDLLDPALSGSGVYRTSMEAIYILFAVIGVTATLSVLFILAPLVLGSRRRGLARPTAPTLAYFGALGLAFMMVEIPTMQKLTVYLGQPVYSLTVVLFSLLLFSGLGSWWSGRWAAGAIAANLRRVFPLLVAFLLLHALFSSLILAQTLQLSLALRLVVAVLLLAVLGFLMGIPFPVGIRWAGRRQSSVVPWLWGINGVTSVLGSALATALAIHVGFRLTLIVSAVVYSTAALLILNAMRHAAPETEAANPPLPRGPDAPGLEMA; this is encoded by the coding sequence GTGAAAACAACAAGACACCTATTGGCCGGCGTCTTCTTGATCAGCATGGGCGCGCTGGCGCTGGAAGTCGTGCTGACGCGCATCTTCTCCGTGACCATGTGGTATCACTTCGCCTTTCTGGCGATCTCGATGGCCCTCATGGGCAGCGCCATGGCCGGCGTGTTCCTCTACTTCTTCCCCCGCCTGACCCAACCGGACACGGCGCAGATGTGGATCGGCCGCGCCTCGGTGGCCCTGGCCGTGGCCGTGCCCATCGTCTTTCTCATCTATCTGCGCATTCCCTTCCGGCCGGTGCTGATGAATCGCGACGGCGCGTTTTCGGCCGAACAGATCGGTTGGCTGGCCCTCATCTACCTCCTGCTGACCATCCCGTTCTTTCTCTCCGGCTCGGTATTGGCCCTCACACTGGCCGGCTGGCCCAACGACGCCGGCAAAATATACGCCGCCGATCTCATCGGCGCGGCGCTGGGCTGTCTGCTCAGCGTGGCCGCGCTGGCCCGGTTGGGCGGCGTCAACGCCCTCTTCCTGCTCAGCCTGGTGTTGGCCCTGGCGGCCACGGCGTTCATCTACGGCCGGCGGCGCTGGGCCATTCCCGCCGGTCTGGCGATCCTGCTGACCGGCGGGCTGCTGGTGAGCAATCTGGCCGCGCCCTGGCTGCGCATTGTCGTCAACAAGGCCGGCGGCGACGAACCGCCCATCGTCTATGAAAAGTGGAACATCCACTCCCGCGTCACGGTCTACGAGCCGGATGTCTTCCCCTTCTTCTGGGGCATCTCGCCCGCCAAATGGGAAGAGACCATCGCCGCCGGCGGGAAGTGGGATCATGCCCTGCTGCTCATCGACGCCGTGGCCGGGACGCCCATCCAGAGCTTCAACGGCGATCTGTCAACCATGCAATTCCTGCGCAACGACCTGACGGCCATCGCCTATCACCTGATCGATGACCCGGAGACGCTGGTCATCGGCCCCGGCGGCGGGCGCGACGTGCTGTCGGCGCTGGCCAGCGGCGCGCCCCACGTGACGGCCGTCGAGGTCAACCCGGCGGTCATCGAGGCCGTGCGCGGGCCGTTTGCCGATTTCGCCGGCCATCTCTACGACCGGCCGGATGTGACCGCCGTGGTGGCCGACGCCCGCGGCTACGTCGAGCGCAGCCCCGGCGACTACGACGTGATCCAGGCCTCGCTCATCGACACCTGGGCCGCCGGCGGTTCGGGCGCGTTCGCCCTCTCCGAGAATAGCCTCTATACAAAGGAGGCTTTCACCAGCTACTTCAACCACCTGAGTGACGACGGCCTCCTCAGCATCTCGCGCTGGTATCTGCCCGACCGCCCGGCGGAGACGCTGCGGCTGGTGACAACGGGGCTGGCCGGTTGGGAGGCCGCGGGCGTGGCCGACGCGCGCCAACACGTGGCCGTCGTCGCCAAGCTCGACCCGACCCGCGCCCAGACCGAGGGCCTATCGACCACCCTCTTCAAACGCGAGCCGTTCACCGCCGCCGAAGTGGCCCGCCTGCAAGAAGTGGCCGAGGCTTACGGCTACCAGGTCATCTTCGCGCCAGGGCTGGAGCCGTTCGAGGAAGTCGGCCGCTTCATCATGGATCCCGACCACGCCGCCTTCATCGCCGCCTACCCGCTGGACATCTCCCCGGCCACCGATAACCGGCCGTTCTTCTTCAATCTCATCCTGCTGGGGGATCTGCTCGACCCGGCCCTCAGCGGCAGCGGCGTCTATCGCACCAGCATGGAGGCCATCTACATCCTGTTCGCCGTCATCGGCGTGACGGCCACGCTGAGCGTCTTGTTCATCCTGGCCCCGCTGGTGTTGGGCAGCCGGCGGCGCGGCCTGGCCCGGCCCACGGCCCCCACGCTGGCCTATTTCGGCGCGCTGGGCCTGGCTTTTATGATGGTTGAAATCCCGACGATGCAGAAATTGACCGTCTACCTGGGCCAGCCGGTCTACTCGTTGACCGTGGTGCTGTTCTCGCTGTTGCTGTTCAGCGGCCTGGGCAGTTGGTGGAGCGGGCGCTGGGCAGCCGGGGCCATTGCCGCCAATCTGCGGCGCGTCTTCCCGCTGCTGGTCGCCTTTCTGCTGCTCCATGCCCTGTTCAGCAGCCTCATTCTGGCGCAAACCTTGCAGCTATCGCTGGCCCTGCGGCTGGTGGTGGCCGTGTTGCTGCTGGCCGTGTTGGGGTTCCTGATGGGCATCCCCTTCCCGGTCGGCATCCGCTGGGCCGGTCGCCGCCAGTCGTCGGTCGTGCCCTGGCTGTGGGGCATCAACGGCGTGACGTCGGTGCTCGGCTCGGCCCTGGCCACGGCCCTGGCTATCCACGTCGGCTTCCGGCTGACCTTGATCGTTTCCGCCGTCGTCTACTCCACGGCGGCCTTGCTGATCCTCAACGCCATGCGCCATGCCGCGCCGGAAACGGAAGCGGCTAACCCTCCCCTGCCCCGCGGGCCTGATGCGCCGGGGCTGGAAATGGCTTAG
- the nagA gene encoding N-acetylglucosamine-6-phosphate deacetylase: protein MLAICHATIITPQAVIDDGTALISEGHIAAVGGAELAVPPTAERRDAGGLILAPGFLDLQVNGGFGLDFTADPATIWDVAAGLPRYGVTGFLPTIITAPPEKARAAQDVLRAGPPPGWTGAIPLGLHLEGPFLNPGKKGAHNPAHLRLPSAAAIGDWSAASGVRLVTLAPELPWALDAVAALSGRGVVVSAGHSLATYDEAAAGFAAGARYATHLFNAMPALHHREPGLAAAALADPRVVVGLIADGLHVHPALVDLVWRVLGPARLNLVTDAMAAMGMEPGEYLLGDYRVRVDDNSARLPDGTLAGCTLSLDAILRAFMAFTGAALPDALATVTTTPARLLGLDGRLGHIAPGLAADLVLMTPELEIVETLVAGEAVYRAT from the coding sequence ATGCTCGCTATTTGCCACGCTACGATTATTACGCCGCAAGCGGTCATTGACGACGGCACGGCGCTTATCTCGGAAGGCCATATTGCGGCCGTGGGGGGCGCGGAACTGGCAGTTCCGCCGACGGCCGAGCGGCGCGACGCGGGCGGCCTCATCCTCGCCCCCGGCTTCCTCGATTTACAGGTCAACGGTGGCTTCGGCCTCGATTTTACGGCCGACCCGGCCACGATCTGGGACGTGGCCGCCGGGCTGCCGCGCTATGGCGTCACCGGCTTTCTACCGACGATCATCACCGCCCCACCGGAAAAGGCGCGGGCGGCCCAGGACGTGCTGCGGGCCGGGCCGCCGCCGGGGTGGACGGGAGCCATTCCGCTAGGGCTGCACCTGGAAGGGCCATTCCTGAACCCCGGCAAGAAGGGGGCGCACAACCCGGCCCACCTGCGCCTGCCCTCGGCGGCGGCCATCGGCGATTGGTCGGCTGCGTCCGGTGTCCGGCTGGTGACGCTGGCCCCGGAACTGCCGTGGGCGCTGGACGCCGTTGCCGCCCTCAGTGGCCGGGGCGTCGTCGTCAGCGCCGGGCATTCGCTGGCGACCTACGATGAGGCCGCCGCCGGTTTCGCCGCCGGGGCGCGCTATGCTACCCACCTGTTCAACGCCATGCCCGCCCTGCACCATCGCGAGCCGGGGCTGGCCGCGGCGGCGTTGGCCGATCCGCGCGTCGTTGTCGGCCTCATCGCCGACGGGCTGCACGTCCATCCGGCGCTGGTCGATCTGGTGTGGCGGGTGCTCGGCCCGGCGCGGCTGAACCTGGTGACCGACGCGATGGCGGCGATGGGCATGGAGCCGGGCGAATACCTGCTGGGCGATTACCGCGTCCGCGTCGATGATAACTCCGCCCGCCTGCCCGACGGCACGCTGGCCGGCTGCACCCTGTCGCTCGACGCCATCCTGCGCGCCTTCATGGCCTTCACCGGCGCGGCGCTGCCCGACGCGCTGGCGACGGTGACGACCACGCCGGCCCGCCTGCTGGGGCTGGACGGCCGCCTGGGCCATATCGCCCCCGGTCTGGCCGCCGATCTGGTGTTGATGACCCCCGAATTGGAGATCGTGGAGACGTTGGTAGCCGGCGAGGCGGTCTATCGCGCGACTTAG